One stretch of Ailuropoda melanoleuca isolate Jingjing chromosome 20, ASM200744v2, whole genome shotgun sequence DNA includes these proteins:
- the CEBPE gene encoding CCAAT/enhancer-binding protein epsilon encodes MSHGTYYECEPRAGQQPLEFSGGRAGPGELGDMCEHEASIDLSAYIESGEEQLLSDLFAVKPAPEARGLKGPGTPAFPHYLPPDPRPFAYPPHTFGPDRKALGPGIYSSPGSYDPRAVAVKEEPRGPEGSRGAGRGGYNALQYQVAHCGQTAMHLPPALAAPSQPLRVLKAPVAAAAPPCSPLLKAPSPAGPSHKGKKAVNKDSLEYRLRRERNNIAVRKSRDKAKRRILETQQKVLEYMAENERLRSRVEQLTQELDTLRNLFRQIPEAANLIKGVGGCS; translated from the exons ATGTCCCACGGGACCTACTACGAGTGTGAGCCCCGGGCTGGCCAGCAGCCACTCGAGTTCTCAGGGGGCCGAGCGGGGCCCGGGGAGCTGGGGGACATGTGTGAGCATGAGGCCTCCATCGACCTCTCTGCCTACATCGAGTCTGGGGAGGAACAGCTCCTCTCCGACCTCTTCGCTGTGAAGCCGGCACCTGAGGCCCGAGGCCTTAAGGGGCCTGGaacccctgccttcccccactaCCTGCCGCCTGACCCGCGGCCCTTCGCCTACCCCCCACATACCTTCGGCCCTGACAGGAAGGCCTTGGGGCCCGGCATCTACAGCAGCCCAGGGAGCTACGACCCCAGGGCTGTGGCCGTGAAGGAGGAGCCCCGGGGGCCGGAGGGCAGCCGAGGGGCTGGCCGTGGCGGCTACAATGCCCTGCAGTACCAAGTAGCACACTGCGGGCAGACGGCCATGCACCTGCCCCCCGCCCTGGCAGCGCCCAGCCAGCCCCTGCGCGTCCTCAAG GCCCCTGTGGCCGCCGCCGCAcccccctgcagccccctcctCAAGGCGCCATCCCCAGCTGGCCCCTCGCACAAAGGCAAGAAGGCGGTGAACAAGGACAGCCTGGAGTACCGGCTGCGCCGGGAGCGGAACAACATCGCCGTGCGCAAGAGCCGTGACAAGGCCAAGAGGCGCATCCTGGAGACGCAGCAGAAGGTGCTGGAATACATGGCAGAGAACGAGCGCCTCCGCAGTCGTGTGGAGCAGCTGACCCAGGAGCTGGACACGCTGCGAAACCTCTTCCGCCAGATCCCCGAGGCTGCCAACCTCATCAAGGGCGTGGGGGGCTGCAGCTGA